One segment of Rhipicephalus sanguineus isolate Rsan-2018 chromosome 6, BIME_Rsan_1.4, whole genome shotgun sequence DNA contains the following:
- the LOC119397604 gene encoding presenilin-2 yields the protein MDTRRVLGLLSRLYEEILRQSITLVTAVSICMLSVSVLIRVLESSRNDDFRLGYVRYPDKDGEKGRGDEEPVMLMSSFANAFSFLSVIMIVNCTLVLLYKGGHYRIIQAWLMGGSAILLFATGYYYGGRLLFYFNVSMDHVSWSFVTWNVGMTGIAALYFDGPYVIQQGYLIYTSVLMALNIGESLPEWTAWTLLVLISIWDVFAVLCVVGPLRMLIETAKERNEPLFPALIFSTSSAWCYDLGERTASLTYVDAISSVVAARSDHCVGEAEKSDPFFASPAPVGATISPSGRNDYDKALDSFLSREALEEHEHSPPAFVMASDPLLESSDQKYLALPANIEEASALVRSAVKGGPTMCNVPSDTAASSGSSGTPGKKEHAGRSSGARTLPRQDPRRFRAAFYTRNERSLPASRRGDDFPDARRHQTPPPFIPTGNMCACNRPTAAIGNAGRYVHRAPPAGDLPGSKGMKMGLGDFIFYSVLVGEASMRGSATTVVACYVSIIVGIFLTLALLVMLQKPLPALPLSISLGMLAYFSSVSLIEPFLDAVGCAAL from the exons atggATACTCGTCGTGTACTCGGCCTGTTGTCGCGGCTGTACGAGGAGATACTGCGCCAGTCCATCACTCTCGTCACGGCCGTGTCCATATGCATGCTAAGCGTGAGTGTTCTCATACGCGTCTTGGAGAGCAGCCGCAACGACGACTTCCGGTTGGGCTACGTACGCTACCCGGACAAGGACGGGGAAAAGGGAAGAGGCGACGAGGAGCCCGTCATGCTCATGAGCTCGTTCGCGAATGCCTTCAGCTTCCTCTCGGTCATCATGATCGTCAACTGCACTCTGGTGCTGCTCTACAAGGGAGGCCACTACCGCATCATACAG GCATGGCTTATGGGTGGCTCGGCCATCCTGCTTTTCGCCACGGGCTACTATTATGGCGGCCGACTACTCTTCTACTTCAACGTTTCGATGGACCACGTGTCGTGGTCGTTCGTCACCTGGAACGTGGGAATGACCGGCATCGCGGCCCTGTACTTCGACGGGCCATATGTGATACAGCAAGGATACCTGATATACACGTCCGTGCTCATGGCTCTCAACATCGGGGAGTCCCTTCCAGAATGGACCGCCTGGACACTGCTCGTACTGATCTCCATCTGGGACGTGTTCGCCGTACTGTGCGTCGTAGGGCCGCTTCGAATGCTCATCGAGACTGCCAAGGAACGCAACGAACCGCTGTTCCCCGCCCTAATATTTTCCACGTCATCGGCCTGGTGCTATGACCTTGGCGAACGCACCGCTAGTCTGACTTACGTAGATGCCATTTCGTCGGTGGTGGCTGCACGCTCGGATCACTGCGTTGGCGAAGCTGAAAAATCAGATCCTTTCTTCGCCTCTCCCGCTCCCGTTGGTGCCACGATTTCACCGAGTGGACGTAATGATTACGATAAGGCGCTCGACTCATTCCTTAGCCGTGAAGCTCTTGAGGAACATGAACACTCGCCTCCGGCTTTCGTGATGGCTTCGGACCCTTTGCTCGAGTCGTCGGATCAGAAGTACCTAGCCCTACCAGCTAATATTGAAGAAGCGTCTGCATTAGTGCGTTCGGCAGTCAAAGGCGGACCAACGATGTGCAATGTGCCAAGCGACACAGCAGCCTCTAGCGGAAGCAGTGGCACGCCAGGCAAGAAAGAACACGCCGGTCGCTCGTCAGGAGCCCGGACCCTCCCTAGGCAAGACCCAAGGCGCTTCCGTGCCGCGTTTTACACGCGCAACGAAAGGAGCTTGCCCGCGTCGCGTCGCGGTGACGACTTCCCTGACGCGCGACGTCATCAAACGCCACCGCCTTTTATTCCGACCGGGAACATGTGCGCTtgcaaccgacccacggccgcTATCGGCAATGCCGGACGGTATGTGCATCGGGCACCACCCGCAGGCGACCTGCCCGGAAGTAAGGGCATGAAGATGGGCCTAGGTGACTTCATATTCTACAGTGTTCTTGTGGGCGAAGCTTCGATGCGTGGCAGCGCTACCACTGTGGTCGCCTGCTACGTGTCCATAATAGTGGGCATATTTCTCACGCTCGCCCTACTGGTGATGTTGCAGAAGCCTCTGCCGGCGCTGCCTCTGTCCATTAGCTTGGGAATGTTAGCATACTTTTCAAGCGTCTCCCTCATAGAACCGTTCCTCGACGCAGTGGGATGCGCGGCGCTCTAA
- the LOC119397605 gene encoding uncharacterized protein LOC119397605, whose protein sequence is MHACPFVGIRHLVRNGKDEDEARGGRGLARLVEGARVAGPSCSSSTPPQVASGARRPAAPGRSTPTVPARGSGPQPFAGRRCNSPAGEMATAWRKGNSGGSRQDGGPAQLGRHSSQRYRCRCGQCCRDGSRENLKRPTGVARSFDDLESHHQYPRCRNASRHRHKSATRGRYGSSHRFGSDDYRCVSSSPPPSPAGDKLCQSHPSSTQFKVVLDVRQFNPEDLTVKTCGKHAVIQAVRTEDRGRKGIVVKEFTRRYLLPDGADSDRVSCSLTEDGFLTVDVPMKDPPLIENERVVPITVIHGSSGVGGGIGQQGAQSLSSGQQPCQEYKKNQNYRRPSRLSLHSDDIG, encoded by the exons ATGCACGCATGCCCTTTTGTTGGGATACGTCATCTTGTACGAAATgggaaagacgaagacgaagctCGTGGCGGCCGTGGCCTCGCGCGGTTGGTAGAAGGAGCACGCGTCGCCGGGCCGTCGTGCAGCAGCAGCACGCCACCGCAGGTCGCGTCTGGAGCACGGAGGCCGGCAGCCCCCGGCCGCTCGACCCCAACCGTGCCCGCTCGCGGCAGTGGTCCGCAGCCCTTCGCCGGTCGCCGCTGCAACAGCCCTGCCGGCGAGATGGCGACCGCGTGGCGAAAGGGCAACTCCGGCGGCTCGCGGCAAGACGGCGGACCAGCGCAGCTCGGCCGTCACTCATCACAG CGGTACCGGTGCCGGTGCGGCCAGTGTTGCCGCGACGGCTCGCGGGAGAACCTCAAGCGGCCGACCGGTGTGGCGCGCAGCTTCGACGACCTCGAGTCGCACCATCAGTACCCGCGCTGTCGCAATGCCAGTCGACACCGGCACAAGAGCGCCACGCGAGGACGCTACGGCAGCAGCCACAGGTTCGGTTCAGACGACTACCGCTGCGTCTCGTCCTCGCCGCCGCCCTCGCCAGCGGGAGACAAGCTCTGCCAGTCTCATCCGTCCTCGACACAG TTCAAGGTGGTGCTTGACGTGCGGCAGTTCAACCCCGAGGACCTGACCGTGAAGACGTGCGGCAAGCATGCCGTCATTCAGGCGGTGCGCACCGAGGACCGCGGCCGCAAGGGCATCGTCGTCAAGGAGTTCACGCGCCGCTACCTGCTGCCGGACGGCGCTGACTCCGACCGCGTCTCGTGCTCGCTCACCGAGGACGGCTTCCTGACGGTCGACGTGCCCATGAAGGACCCGCCGCTGATCGAGAACGAGAGGGTCGTGCCCATCACGGTCATACACGGCAGCAGCGGCGTAGGCGGCGGCATTGGCCAACAGGGCGCCCAGTCGCTAAGCTCTGGACAACAACCGTGCCAGGAGTACAAGAAGAACCAGAACTACCGGAGACCGTCCAGACTCAGTCTGCACTCGGACGACATTGGCTAA
- the LOC119396567 gene encoding NPC intracellular cholesterol transporter 2: MTQRVPSAYRATFLVLLTTSLAGHCWAAWKSCTANNGQVLDLSVDTPCNKDRYVLQKGTNVTLNVQFWSSVDSDQVKVRAHGFVMGMPIPLKMPNEDGCKDSGIECPVKNGERYAYVQKFEVKPSYPKMSANLRWSLGDSNGGTVACVVLPVEIIE; this comes from the coding sequence ATGACGCAGCGTGTGCCATCCGCGTACCGCGCAACGTTCCTGGTCCTTCTGACCACGTCGCTGGCGGGCCATTGCTGGGCCGCGTGGAAATCCTGCACGGCCAACAACGGTCAGGTCCTGGACTTGTCGGTGGACACACCCTGCAACAAGGACCGCTACGTCCTGCAGAAAGGCACTAACGTTACGCTCAACGTCCAGTTCTGGTCGTCCGTGGACAGCGACCAAGTGAAGGTCCGCGCGCACGGATTCGTGATGGGTATGCCCATCCCGCTCAAGATGCCCAACGAGGACGGCTGCAAGGACAGCGGCATAGAGTGCCCCGTGAAGAACGGCGAGAGGTACGCgtacgtgcagaagttcgaggTCAAGCCTTCCTACCCGAAGATGAGTGCCAACCTGAGGTGGTCGCTGGGTGATTCGAACGGCGGCACCGTGGCCTGCGTCGTCTTGCCCGTGGAGATCATCGAGTGA